One genomic region from Mauremys reevesii isolate NIE-2019 linkage group 7, ASM1616193v1, whole genome shotgun sequence encodes:
- the LOC120369347 gene encoding uncharacterized protein LOC120369347 translates to MVKKNTIPDGWRTLTPVGQPIPGTRFIAFKVPLKGAINQRLTPTQKFTPKDLIAAMKALNVELGLIIDLTYTTRYYEVKDLPKSVQYKKLYTVGLEVPDNATILQFKKWVRKFLWENAGNDKLIGVHCTNGINRTGYLICRYLIDVEGWDPETAIQAFGDARGHRMDGLVYLTDLRTQPMRSNLGMDVWDPDEDIIPPPNVMEGPVDRFPNEDFPGPGKRLRIYDDDHSHNDLQGQIQLRDFDFINKGPGQRRRPFHDHQSQDDLQAPMQMRDWDYNRGPGQRRRPFPDHQFYDDYQEDMQLKDLDFSNKGPGQRLRPFHGHQFHDDLQGDMQSRDFEYVNRGRGQRQRPFPDHPSHSDLQDDMQLKDFDFVNRGRGQRRRLFHDHQSHDEFQAQMQLKDLDFINKGPGQRLRPFHDYQTHDDLQPQMQLGDFEFVNRGRGHRLRPFHDHQPHNDLQTEMQLKDFDNRGPGQRRRPFHDNQAYDDLQEQTQLKDFDFVNKGHGQRLQPFHDHDDLPREWCSDRNRSFSSHENLPEPHFSSSPSRHRDYGSDNDDFSRSYSNRPSCPEDNRRTRPSDEFNRGGKNRFVPYSSRTMHLSSSIHQEDDSADYERKPFQGEFTRDMEQGKRLPIVTVDYNYGLPLDYRPEEEERTHYDLPPRERYNWN, encoded by the exons atgGCGGACTTTGACACCAGTTGGACAGCCTATACCAGGAACGAGATTCATTGCTTTCAAAGTGCCTTTAAAAGGG GCAATTAACCAGAGACTTACTCCAACCCAGAAATTTACACCCAAAGACCTGATTGCTGCAATGAAGGCCTTAAATGTGGAACTTGGATTAATTATTGATTTAACATACACCACACGGTATTATGAAGTTAAG GATTTACCTAAAAGTGTGCAGTATAAGAAACTGTATACTGTTGGACTTGAAGTCCCCGATAATGCTACTATTCTACAATTCAAAAAATGGGTCAGAAAGTTCCTTTGGGAAAATGCAGGAAATG ATAAACTCATTGGAGTTCATTGTACCAATGGAATTAATAGAACTGGCTACCTTATATGTAG ATACCTTATTGATGTTGAAGGTTGGGATCCAGAGACAGCAATTCAAG CTTTTGGTGATGCTAGAGGTCATCGTATGGACGGTCTTGTATATTTAACAGATCTCAGAACTCAGCCAATGAGAAG TAATCTTGGAATGGATGTATGGGATCCTGATGAAGATATTATACCTCCACCAAATGTGATGGAAGGACCTGTAGATAGGTTCCCAAATGAAGATTTTCCTGG GCCAGGGAAAAGATTAAGAATTTATGACGATGACCACTCTCACAATGATTTACAAGGACAGATACAGTTGAGAGATTTCGATTTCATTAACAAGGGACCTGGACAAAGACGAAGACCATTTCATGACCACCAATCTCAGGATGATTTACAAGCGCCAATGCAAATGAGAGATTGGGACTACAACAGGGGACCCGGACAAAGGCGAAGACCTTTTCCTGACCACCAGTTTTATGATGACTATCAAGAAGACATGCAGCTGAAAGATCTAGATTTCAGTAACAAGGGGCCTGGACAAAGACTGAGACCTTTTCATGGCCACCAGTTTCATGATGACTTACAGGGAGACATGCAGTCAAGAGACTTTGAGTATGTTAATAGAGGCCGTGGACAAAGGCAGAGACCCTTTCCTGATCACCCATCTCACAGTGACTTACAGGATGACATGCAGCTGAAAGATTTTGACTTTGTTAACAGAGGCCGTGGGCAGAGGCGAAGGCTTTTCCATGACCACCAGTCTCATGATGAATTTCAGGCACAGATGCAGTTGAAGGATTTAGATTTCATCAACAAGGGGCCCGGGCAAAGGCTGAGACCTTTTCATGATTACCAAACGCATGATGACTTACAACCACAGATGCAGTTGGGAGATTTTGAATTTGTTAATAGGGGTCGTGGGCATAGGCTGAGACCTTTTCATGACCATCAGCCTCACAATGATTTACAAACAGAGATGCAATTGAAAGATTTTGATAATAGGGGTCCTGGACAAAGGCGCAGACCTTTTCATGACAATCAAGCTTATGATGACTTACAGGAACAGACACAGTTGAAAGATTTTGATTTTGTTAATAAGGGGCATGGACAAAGACTGCAACCTTTTCATGACCATGACGACTTGCCACGTGAATGGTGTTCAGACAG AAATCGGTCATTTTCCTCCCATGAAAATTTACCAGAACCTCacttttcttcttctccttcacgTCACAGAGATTACGGATCTGATAATGATGATTTCAGTAGAAGTTACAG TAATCGGCCTAGCTGTCCTGAAGATAATAGGAGAACACGTCCTTCAGATGAATttaacagagggggaaaaaacagatttgTGCCATATTCTTCACGCACAATGCATCTGTCCTCATCCATACACCAGGAAGATGATTCAGCTGATTATGAAAGGAAACCTTTTCAAGGTGAATTTACAAGAGATATGGAGCAAGGCAAAAGATTGCCCATTGTAACAGTTGATTACAATTATGGTTTGCCACTAGATTACAGacctgaagaggaagagagaacacATTATGATTTACCTCCAAGAGAGCGCTACAACTGGAactga